TGTGAGGCAGGCCGAACAGGGGCGTCTGGGAGGGCGCGGGGCACGGTTCGCCTGCCCGGTGGGGGAGAGTCCTCACCAACCCGAGAGGTCGGCCTTGAGGTCGTCCGCCGCGAGCGCCGCGTAGCCCCGGCGGGTCGTGTCCACGCTCTCGTGCCCGAGGTGCGCGGCCACTCGCCCGAAGTCCCTCACCTGCTGCAGGAGCCGCGTGCCCGCGTACTTGCGGCCTGGATGAAAGCCCCGGAATGCCACACCCGCCGCCGCGAAGGCCCGTCCGAGGTGATAGCGCGCCGTCATCACGCTCCCGTACCGGAACACCTGGGTGCCCGGCGTGGTGCGCCTGCCGTCCGCGTGTTCGGCGCCGCCCGGCCCGTACAGGGCGCGATAGTGCCGGGTGGCGCGCGCGAGGCTGGTGCTCATTGCCACCACGCGGCCCTTGCGCCCCTTGCCCGAGCGTACCTGGATGCGCCGGGTCCCTTCGTCCAGATCATCCCAGGCCAGCGCCAGCGCTTCGGAGATGCGCAACCCCGCATGGGCGGTGAGAAACAGAAGGAACTTGGCGTGGGTGTCCGAGCGTTCGAGCACGTCGGCCAGTTCGTCCTCGGTATAGGGCGGCCGCTTGACGATGCCGGGGGTACGGTCTTTGGGTATCCGCACGTCGCGGAAGGGATCAGCCTCGGTGGCACCGGCCCAGCGTAGGGCGCGGTACAGGCAGACGGCGGCCGCGACCTTGACGCCGACACCCGCCGGCGCGCGGCCCGCCGCCAGCAACGCTCCCACATAATTCTGGGCGTCATGTTGGCCCGGGCGCAGCAGGTTCAAAGCCTGCGAGGCGGCGTACTGGACGAACTGCCGCACGCCCAGTGCGTAGGCCTCGATTGTGCGGGGACTGGTCAGCACCCCGCTGCCGCCCATATGCGCCAAGAACGCGGTGGTCAGCGACACCAGTGCGCCGACGTTCTTATCTGCGGCGTCCTGCACGGCGCGGCGCCGCAATTCGTCGTCGTGCAGGTTCGTCCATTCACGGGTCTGTGCGAGCAGCGTTCCCTGGTAAGTGACGAGGGTCATGGGCGTTTCGCGTTCAAGATGGCCGGCAGGGTCAAGAGCGCTAAGTTTCCACTCAGTCCGGCAACGTTAATCCACTCCGAAACTCCCCAGACGCCCATCCCGTAGCAGAGGCCGGCCAGGAGCGCAAGGAGGAATTGGGAGGGTGGCGTCTTCGTACGGAGAAGGGACAACGAGTGCAAATCCAGTTTGCCATTCAATTGATCACGGACTGGGGCCGTCAGATTGATCAGGGAGCACAGCGCCGCAATGACTGCGGACGCACCTGGCATCCAGAGGGTCTTCGTGAATGGAGTGGCCCATGGGAGTACCCAAGGCGCGCACGCCATGGCGATCGTAATTTTCAGGAGCGGTGTACGCTCGCCAGTCGAAACTGAGGGTTCGAGAACAGCCAGCTCACGGCTTAGGGTGTGCACCTTCTGCTTCAGTGCGCTGGTCAAGGACTGTTCCTGAGACAACGTTAGTTCTAACGTCCTATT
This Deinococcus sp. AB2017081 DNA region includes the following protein-coding sequences:
- a CDS encoding tyrosine-type recombinase/integrase; translation: MTLVTYQGTLLAQTREWTNLHDDELRRRAVQDAADKNVGALVSLTTAFLAHMGGSGVLTSPRTIEAYALGVRQFVQYAASQALNLLRPGQHDAQNYVGALLAAGRAPAGVGVKVAAAVCLYRALRWAGATEADPFRDVRIPKDRTPGIVKRPPYTEDELADVLERSDTHAKFLLFLTAHAGLRISEALALAWDDLDEGTRRIQVRSGKGRKGRVVAMSTSLARATRHYRALYGPGGAEHADGRRTTPGTQVFRYGSVMTARYHLGRAFAAAGVAFRGFHPGRKYAGTRLLQQVRDFGRVAAHLGHESVDTTRRGYAALAADDLKADLSGW